CGGAAGGCGCTGCCAGTACGCGACATTCTGGATTGCAAAATGAGTGGCATAAGCGTCGTTGATCTCCTCACATTTTTCGAGCGTGAAACAGGTAAGGTGCGCCTCGATATCCTGCAGCCGAGTTGGCTATTTCTCTCAGACGGCTTTCGTCTGAACGCCCTGCGCAAGGTGAGTAAGCGGATTTTCGATATCAGCATTGTATTGCTCATGCTGCCCATCGCGCTGCCGTTGATGCTCATGACCGGCTTGGCGGTATTCCTGGAAAGCGGTGGACGCGGTCCGATTCTCTATCGCCAGACGCGGGTCGGTGAGCATGGTCAGTTGTTTCAAATAGTCAAATTCCGCAGCATGCGCGTCGATGCGGAATCGGATGGTCCGCGCTGGGCGAGCGCGAATGATGCGCGTATCACGGTTGTCGGTTCGTTCATTCGCCGCACCCGGCTGGATGAGCTCCCCCAGCTCTACAACGTCCTGAAGGGGGAGATGAGTTTCGTCGGCCCCCGTCCGGAACGCCCGGAGTTTACCCGGGAATTGCGCAACAATATCCCCTACTACAGCGAGCGCCATCGCGTGAAACCCGGACTGACTGGATGGGCGCAGATCCGTTACCCTTATGGCGCCAGCCAGGACGATGCAGTCAAGAAACTCCAATACGACCTCTATTATGTAAAAAACTACAGTATATTCTTGGACTTACTGATATTATTTCAGACGGCCGAGGTCGTATTATTGAGAAGGGGTGCTCATTAGGAGCACGGGGAACGGCGCCACCATTGCGTACGGGTAGCACGACAATTTGTCCTATACCAGCGCCGTACCTGGCGTACTAAATATTCAATATCAAGTGTTTATCATTGATTCTCGATGCCCGATCCGAACACGCGCCGTCCCGGCAGGGTGGCGGCGTATGGTTGTCGTGGAATCTTGCTAGCCATTTTATTACCACTGGCTAGTCCATAATGAACGGTGCTACACAGCAGGGGAACGATATGCGCATACGTGGCTTGTGGCTCATGCTGATGCTCTGGACGCTGGCGGGGTGCACTACCGTCCCGCTGCCCCCCACAGAAGGCCCGGCACAGACCGGCGAGGGGGGCGCTCAGGCGTCGGAATATTTCATCGGTGTCGATGATGAAGTACAGGTCAATGTCTGGCGCAATCCCGAGTTGTCGATGAGCATGCCGGTGCGGCCGGACGGCATGATCTCGTTGCCGCTGATCGGCGATGTGCAGGCGGGTGGCCGGACGCCGTCGGCGGTCGCCACAGAGGTGCGTGAACGCCTGTCTCAGTACGTACGTGACCCCAACGTTACGGTGATCATCACTGAATTACGGACCCACGAATATATCTCGCGTATCCGCGTGACGGGCGCTGTACAGACGCCGACATCGATCGCCCACCGGCAGGGGATGACGGTTCTGGACGCCGTATTGCAGGCCGGTGGCATCAACGAGTTTGCGGCGCCCAGTCGGGCCAAGCTGTACAGGAAGATCGGCAACGAGACGAAGGTCTATCCGATCGATCTCGGCGGTATCCTGCAGGAGGGCAAGCTGGCGACCAATTATACATTGCAGCCGGGTGACATCATTACGGTTCCCGAGCGCCTGTTTTGACATCCAGAATCGGCAGCTGAGGCTAATCGCGTGGCGACACCGCTTGAAAGTTTTATCCGTTTCACCCTGATCGAGACTGCGCGCCATCGGGCGTTCGTAGTCGTCAGCTTCGTGTCGTTGATGTTGGTCGCGCTGTATGTCGGCATGAACTGGCCCAAGATATACACCTCGTCGACCTCCATCTACGTCCAGGAACAGAACATCATGGGGCCACTGATGCAGGGCGCAGCGGTGCAGACGGAGGTATTGGACCGGTCGAGGATCGCGCGTGAAATCATTGATGGGCGCAAGATTCTTCTCAAAGTCCTGGAGAAGACGGGACTGGATACCCAGGCAAAAAATCCCGCCGATCTGGAACGGATGATGGAAGGTATCCGGCAACGCACCACCGTAACCGGACGCCCCAACCTCATTACGATCGAGTATCGAGACAGTGACCCCGAACTTGCCTATGCGATAACCAAATATCTTGCCAATTTCTTTATCGCCGAGAGCCTTGCGGACAAGGCCAGAGAGAGCGAAGGGGCCTTCGAGTTCATCGAAAGCCAGGCACAGGCATATAAACAAAAGCTGCTCCAGTCGGAGGAGGAATTGAAGAATTTCCGGGCCGAAAATCTGGAAGCCAGGCCGGGTATCATTGGGGAGATCGGCCAGAGAAATGCTGCACTGTCCGCCCAGCTGGAACAGATATCTCAAGACCTGAGCGAAGCACGTATCCGCCGGGCATCGCTGGTGAGACAGCTCTCCGGGGAGGCGGAAATGGCCACCAACTTCTCCCGCGCGGAGCAGAATAAGACCCGTATTGCCGAATTGCAGTCTCAGCTCGATACCTTGCGGCTGAGCTATCACGAGACCTATCCGGACATCATCCACCTGAAGGCTCAGATACAAGATCTGCGCTCAGCCATCGCGCGTGAGGGTAATACCCAAGGCACGAGGGGCCAGGGAACATCTTCCACAGTAATTGATGAGCGTGTTCTGGCGAATCCCGTCTATCAGGAACTGCAACGAACGCTCTATCAGACCAATACCCTGATCGAAACACTGACATCCAGGTATGAGAACACCAAACGGTCGCTGGAAGAACAGATGGAGCTTGGCAAACGGGTTCAGGATTACGAGGCCCGGCTGGCGGAATTGACCCGCGATTACGAAGTCAACCGGGAGATCTACGCGGATCTCACCCGCCGGCGAGAATCTGCCCGCGTGTCGATGAATCTGGACCGTGAGCAGAAGGGCCTGACGATGCGCATAGACGAGCCTCCTTACGTACCGCATAAGCCGAGCGGGCTGCAATTCGTTCATTTTGCCATAGGTGGGCCGATTCTGGCGCTGTTACTCCCGATAGGGGTAGTAGTGGCCTTGCGGAAACTGGATCCACGTATCCGCTCGGAGGAGCGCATCGTGGAGGAACTGGGGTTGCCGGTACTGGGTGTGCTACCGCATATGCTGGTGCCGATTGAGGGAAAGCGCGAAGTAGCCAGTTCGCTGCTGCTGTCCTTGCTGCTGCTGGGCGGAATTGCGGTGATGGCAGTCATCGTGATACAGCGGGTCAGCGGACAGGGATGATGCAATGAGTAAAATACAAGAAGCATTAGACAAAATCCGCGCTGGCCAGGAATTGCTGCCGCCGCGGAAAACACCGTCTCCCGCCATTTCGGGGCGCGCTTTGAAGGCTAATACAGAAACACTGCCGAATGCTGGGGGCGGTGCCGCAGAAATCACACTCATGGGGGAACAGAGCTATCGGTCGCCGACCGAACTTGTTGCCCTGCGCACCATCAGTGGCGCGATGTCTGATGGTCTGGTCCTGAATGCCATTCGCGAACTGCGCACCTCAATTCTGCAGCGTCTCGATGAAGGCAAACGAATCGTGATGGTCACGTCCACGACCCAGCGGGCAGGCAACACTTTCGTTGCCAGGAATCTGGCTGCTGCCATAGCGCTGGATGAAGGCAAGACAGCGCTGATTGTCGACTGCAACCTGAGAGGCCCCTCTGCCAGTCATTTGGCATTGGGCGAGGACAGGCCCGGGCTGCGCGAATTTCTCAAGAACCCCGAGCTCAGCGCTGAGGACATCATTCACAGAACAGGTATCGCGCGGTTACGCATCATTCCCGCAGGTAACGATATGGAGGGAATGCGGGAATTCTTTACATCCATCAGGCTAAGAGAGCTGATGGAAGAGTTGGAGCAGCGCTATCCAGAACGGTACATCATCGTAGATGCACCACCGATTATGCACGCTGCTGATGCCCGTATTCTTGCGGACGTCTGTGACCATGTCGTGCTGGTTGTGCCGTTCGGGAGGACAACGACAAAGCATATCATTCAGTCGGCAAAAGCGATTGGCAAGGAGAAATTTTTAGGTATCGTTTTCAATGACAAGCCCGAGTTGCCGAGGGTGTGGTGGTGATGTGTAGCGATCAAGAGTGTAATGCCCTGCGGCCAGCACCAGTCGCCGCACTGTTGCGTACCGTAACCCGCCTGGTTATTACCGTAGTGTGCGTCATACATACTCCTGTTTCACAGGCGTTCCGAAGCGATTATGCCATCGGCTTTGAAGCGGAATACAGCGACAACATGGCGCTCACGGAAAATGCCGAAGAGGACGAAATCGGCCTCTCGCTGCTCCTCGCATTTTCGCTGGAGCATACCTCCGCTGCCTTTGACGCTGATGTTCGGGCACTTTTTGATTACGCCAATTATTTGAACAACGTGTTCGACGATGAGACCCTGGGCTCGTTACGCACAGATCTCGAATGGCGGCCCCTGCCTGGGCAGTTCCATTGGCGTCTTGAGGATTATTTCACGCAGACGGCCCTCAGTGCCGCAGCGCCAGAGACCCCTGACAACCGCATCAACACCAACGCCTTTGCGACCGGCCCTGATATTTTCTTCAGACTCGGACCGGCGACGACCCTGGAAACCTCACTCCGTCGCGCGGAGTATTATTTCGAGGATACCGACGTCGACAGTAGCCGCAATATCGCCACTGTCGGCTGGGTGCGCGCACTTCGGCCGAGCTTCGATCTATCGGCCAATGTGGCGTATGCAGACACGGATTTCGCTGAAGAAATAAATAACGATTTCAAGCGTATCGACTACTTCGTTCGTGCAGATATGCGCCAAGGTCGGTCGACCCTGGTTGCGGACGTGGGTGCGACACGCATCGATCGTGACAATGAAGAGCGTCTGGATGGGTTCTTGGGGCGGCTCGGCTGGGTACGCCAGGTCGGCGTCAATACACAGTTTTATATCGAAGCATCTGGCCAATACACCGATGCCGGTACCGATCTCCTCATGGCTGGCGCGCGCCCGTTCGAGCTCGATCGCAGCAGCGAGATCGTCAGTGGGGATATCTTTTTCGAACGGCGCATTGAAGCCCGTTACCGCCGCGGTACATCGGAGCGCAACTGGGAGGTCCACGCACTGTTGCGTGATGAGGATTATGAACTTCTCCCATTGGACCGCGAAACCTATTCAGCACGCTTCCTCTATCATCGCGGCATCGCTCAATCGACGTATTTGAACGCCCATGTCCTTTTGCGGCGCGAGGATTACCTGGATACCACTCAGCTCAATAAGGATGCGGAGTACCGGCTGGGCCTCGAACGCCAGCTGGGTCGAAACCTCACCGCCCGCTTGGACTACATCTTCAACACGCGTGACAGCAACCTGGTAGGCGGAGATTATGACGAGAATCGTGTCCTTTTCCTGATCTATTACGGCAGGACGGACCCACGCGCCTTCCGCTGATCCAGAGAAACTGCGATGTACCTCAATTTCTTCGGCCTGACAGAGCAGCCCTTCCAGCTCACGCCAGACTCACATTTTCTGTACCTGAGTGGCGGGCACATGCGTGCGAAGGCATACATGGATTATACCGTGTGGAGGCGGGATGGCTTCGTAGTCATCACCGGTGAAATAGGTGCTGGCAAGACGACGTTGATCCATAAGCTTCTGTCCGAAGTCGAGGGTGACGTCAAGCTGATCCGTATTTTTCAGACCCAGCTCGACGAGGTCGAGTTCCTGCAGGCTATGCTGGTCGAACTCGACTTTGATTCGGGGGACCTGAAGGACCGTGGCAAGGTCGAGTTGCTATCGCTCCTGAATACCTATCTTCTGGAGAGCTATTCGCAGGGAAAGCATATTGTTCTGATCGTGGACGAGGCACAAAACCTCAGTCCGAAAGTACTGGAAGAGATCCGCATGCTCTCCGGTCTGGAATCGGAAAAAGAGAAGATCCTCAATATCATTCTGGTGGGACAGCCGGAACTCAATGATACGCTCAGCCGCCCGGATATGGAGCAGCTGGTGCAGCGCATCAGACTCCGTTTCCATGTCGGGGCATTGTCGCAAGACGAGACCTGGGAATATATCGTGCATCGGCTGAAAATAGCCGGCTGCACCGATGGCGATATCTTTGCCAAGGAAGTGCTTTCTGTAGTGTATCGGTATACCGGCGGAATCCCGCGCAAGATAAATATCTTATGCGATACCGCGCTCATCTGCGCCTTCGCGGATTCAGTGAAGTGTGTCGACGAGACCGTCATGCAAGAGGCAATCGGCGAACTGCAATGGCAACCCGTTGCCACCAAGCCGCACAAGTCAATGCAGTCTCATGGTGAGCAATCCGTGACTGCTGCCATCGACGCTGCGCTGCGCCGACAAAATGAGGGAAAAGCACCTGCCTTCAGCGCGGGTCATGAACAATGGGCGGACCTATTTTCGCTCGTACTGCGCCTGTTGGGTGATATGTCCTCCCGGATGGGCGCTGTAGACGAGAAATTGCAACGTTTGGAATCATTGCTGGAGGAAAGACGGGGTCCGGACGCCATCGTATCGGATGACGATGACGAAGCCTGTCAAGAGTGGTCAGATGATATCCAGGACGGTTTGGGTGTGAGACCTGCCACCAACGTGCATCTTGCGCAAAAAAAATGATTGCCAACGCACTGACGGTCGACGTCGAAGATTACTACCAAGTAGCGGCCTTCTCGAATATCATCGAATATTCAGACTGGGACAAGCACGAAAGCCGTGTCGAAAAAAACACGTTCCGCACCCTTGAGCTGTTCTCAGAAGCTGGCGTCAAGGCCACCTTCTTCGTACTCGGCTGGGTTGCGGCGCGACACCCGATAATCGTCCGGGAGATCATTGCCCAAGGCCACGAGATCGCCTGCCATGGCTATAGCCATCGGTTGATATACCAGCAGGATCCAACCGAGTTCAAACGCGAGACCCTTGAGTCCAAGCATCTGCTCGAAGACCAGGCTCAGAAAGCCGTGCTCGGCTACCGTGCCGCAAGTTACTCCATCACGAAGAAGTCGCTATGGGCACTGGATATCCTGCACGAGTGTGGCTTCGTGTACGATTCGAGTATTTTCCCGATCCGCCACGATCGCTACGGAATCCCCGGTGCCGAACCGGCGCCTCACAAGAAGATCACCCCCAAGGGCGCCGAGTTGATCGAGTTCCCAGTGACGACACTCGACCTGCGCGTGGGGACACTGCCGTTGGGTGGTGGTGGATATTTCCGGCTCTTTCCCTACTGGTTGACCCGAGCCGGCCTGAAGTGGATCAATGACCGCAGGTGTGCGCCATTCATATTTTACCTGCATCCGTGGGAGCTCGATGTCGACCAGCCCAGGTTGGACGGCACCTGGTTCTCGAGGTTCAGACATTACAACAATCTCGATCGTTGCGAGACGCGGCTCAAAGCGTTGTTGGCCGACTTCAGATTCCAACCAGCCAGGGATGTCCTGATGGACCTTGGCCTGCTTCCTGTGCAGCCGCACGCTTGATGACCAGCCGATCAATCGCATCACGATATCTCTCTTGAAACCATGTGTGGAATCGCCGGGATCATCAATATGTCATCCACTGCGCCGATCCCGGAGCGGACCCTGCTGCGTATGGCAGCCTTACTCGAGCACCGGGGGCCGGACGACCATGGGATGTTGCGCGGGGACGGCTTCGGATTGGTGCATACGCGATTGAGCATTATCGACCTCGCAGGCGGCCATCAACCGATCCACAACGAAGATCGCACCATATGGGTGGTCTTCAATGGTGAAATATTCAACTACATCGAACTGCGGAAACTGTTGGAATCCAAAGGACATCGATTCTATACCCATACCGATACCGAAGTAATCGTCCACCTGTATGAAGAGTATGGCGACGATTTTGTACAACACCTCAACGGTCAGTTCGCGATTGCCCTGCAGGATATCGCCAACAAGCGTCTGGTACTGGTACGAGATCGTCCGGGCATCTTACCGTTGTTCTACACGGAACATGATGGCCGCCTGTATTTCGCCTCGGAGATGAAATCAATCTTCGCTGGTATGGAGTGTGTACCAGCCATCGATAGGGTGGCCCTGGATCAGATCATGACCTTCTGGTCCGTAATCCCACCCAGAACGGCATTCGAGGGAATCAAAACACTCGCACCGGGTGAAATGATGGTGGTGGAGAAGGGGCGCTGCAGAAAGCACCGCTACTGGGACTGGACGTTCTGCCAACCGAGTGAATATCACTCCGCAAGCGAAACGGAGTTGGCCGGACAACTGCACGAGTTGCTGCTTGATGCGACCTTGATCCGCCTCCGCTCGGATGTGCCGGTAGGTGCCTACCTGTCTGGCGGCCTGGATTCGTCAGTACTGGTCAGTTTGATTGCTGGTATGACCGACATACAACTGCGAACCTTTTCGATTACGTTCCCGGGCAGCGATCTCGATGAACGACTGTATCAGGACGAGATGTCCAACCGGTTGACGGCAGAACACAGCCGGATCACTTGCACACCAGACGACGTCGCTGCCGGTTTTCTGAACGCCATATGGCATATTGAATCACCAATTCTGCGGACGGCCCCGGTGCCGAT
The sequence above is a segment of the Gammaproteobacteria bacterium genome. Coding sequences within it:
- a CDS encoding DUF3473 domain-containing protein — its product is MIANALTVDVEDYYQVAAFSNIIEYSDWDKHESRVEKNTFRTLELFSEAGVKATFFVLGWVAARHPIIVREIIAQGHEIACHGYSHRLIYQQDPTEFKRETLESKHLLEDQAQKAVLGYRAASYSITKKSLWALDILHECGFVYDSSIFPIRHDRYGIPGAEPAPHKKITPKGAELIEFPVTTLDLRVGTLPLGGGGYFRLFPYWLTRAGLKWINDRRCAPFIFYLHPWELDVDQPRLDGTWFSRFRHYNNLDRCETRLKALLADFRFQPARDVLMDLGLLPVQPHA
- a CDS encoding AAA family ATPase codes for the protein MYLNFFGLTEQPFQLTPDSHFLYLSGGHMRAKAYMDYTVWRRDGFVVITGEIGAGKTTLIHKLLSEVEGDVKLIRIFQTQLDEVEFLQAMLVELDFDSGDLKDRGKVELLSLLNTYLLESYSQGKHIVLIVDEAQNLSPKVLEEIRMLSGLESEKEKILNIILVGQPELNDTLSRPDMEQLVQRIRLRFHVGALSQDETWEYIVHRLKIAGCTDGDIFAKEVLSVVYRYTGGIPRKINILCDTALICAFADSVKCVDETVMQEAIGELQWQPVATKPHKSMQSHGEQSVTAAIDAALRRQNEGKAPAFSAGHEQWADLFSLVLRLLGDMSSRMGAVDEKLQRLESLLEERRGPDAIVSDDDDEACQEWSDDIQDGLGVRPATNVHLAQKK
- a CDS encoding TIGR03013 family PEP-CTERM/XrtA system glycosyltransferase — its product is MPTGFVILGLLEMAMFMLAFYGGVELRFLVSAGKTYVGPLLPKAFLFSLVMLSSLIAMGAYKRGTNQSFVAMVVQVASALVLGMLPLAFLYYFAPLFFLGRGALGLAVILSFILIVITRLAFDRLADQERFKSRVLVLGTGSRANLIRKAVEGGELNGLNVVGFVRLTTETGAPRKGDILSDDQSLVDMISKADVDQIVLAVDDRRKALPVRDILDCKMSGISVVDLLTFFERETGKVRLDILQPSWLFLSDGFRLNALRKVSKRIFDISIVLLMLPIALPLMLMTGLAVFLESGGRGPILYRQTRVGEHGQLFQIVKFRSMRVDAESDGPRWASANDARITVVGSFIRRTRLDELPQLYNVLKGEMSFVGPRPERPEFTRELRNNIPYYSERHRVKPGLTGWAQIRYPYGASQDDAVKKLQYDLYYVKNYSIFLDLLILFQTAEVVLLRRGAH
- a CDS encoding AAA family ATPase, with protein sequence MSKIQEALDKIRAGQELLPPRKTPSPAISGRALKANTETLPNAGGGAAEITLMGEQSYRSPTELVALRTISGAMSDGLVLNAIRELRTSILQRLDEGKRIVMVTSTTQRAGNTFVARNLAAAIALDEGKTALIVDCNLRGPSASHLALGEDRPGLREFLKNPELSAEDIIHRTGIARLRIIPAGNDMEGMREFFTSIRLRELMEELEQRYPERYIIVDAPPIMHAADARILADVCDHVVLVVPFGRTTTKHIIQSAKAIGKEKFLGIVFNDKPELPRVWW
- the asnB gene encoding asparagine synthase (glutamine-hydrolyzing); the encoded protein is MCGIAGIINMSSTAPIPERTLLRMAALLEHRGPDDHGMLRGDGFGLVHTRLSIIDLAGGHQPIHNEDRTIWVVFNGEIFNYIELRKLLESKGHRFYTHTDTEVIVHLYEEYGDDFVQHLNGQFAIALQDIANKRLVLVRDRPGILPLFYTEHDGRLYFASEMKSIFAGMECVPAIDRVALDQIMTFWSVIPPRTAFEGIKTLAPGEMMVVEKGRCRKHRYWDWTFCQPSEYHSASETELAGQLHELLLDATLIRLRSDVPVGAYLSGGLDSSVLVSLIAGMTDIQLRTFSITFPGSDLDERLYQDEMSNRLTAEHSRITCTPDDVAAGFLNAIWHIESPILRTAPVPMGILSGLVHSQGYKVVLTGEGADEVLGGYDIFKETKIRRFWSANPGSRLRPLLLKRLYPYLDFSKVQGQAYLQSFFGVGLDNPDLAYFSHLPRWVTTAKCKTFYSSDMNDSLREDPYAAVAGILPAGIGSWDYFNRAQYVESKTLMSGYLLSSQGDRMLMQNSIEGRFPYLDHRVIEFANRLDPRLKMKVLNEKYLLKRAMADRIPRSILRRHKQPYRAPDAESFRDVDKAGYVEHLLDPDYVGRVGCFDAQKVSLLYKKVRAGRASSAKDNMAFIGILSTQALHHLYVEGYTDNIINRADRWAMGNEGNLNEATHVC
- a CDS encoding polysaccharide biosynthesis/export family protein is translated as MLMLWTLAGCTTVPLPPTEGPAQTGEGGAQASEYFIGVDDEVQVNVWRNPELSMSMPVRPDGMISLPLIGDVQAGGRTPSAVATEVRERLSQYVRDPNVTVIITELRTHEYISRIRVTGAVQTPTSIAHRQGMTVLDAVLQAGGINEFAAPSRAKLYRKIGNETKVYPIDLGGILQEGKLATNYTLQPGDIITVPERLF